A single genomic interval of Candidatus Jordarchaeales archaeon harbors:
- a CDS encoding ABC transporter ATP-binding protein codes for MPSVELVNVSKRFGRIVAVDNVSLRIEDGEYVALVGPSGCGKTTTLRIIAGLVKPDEGKVLIDGVDVSNLPPEERGIGFVFQNYALFPHMTVWENVTYGPWVRGWDEQKMSDVANEVLSLVNLRGREDAYPRELSGGMQQRVALSRALATETRLLLLDEPLGALDARIRVELRREIRRLVKDLEVTAIHVTHDTEEALMVSDKIVVMRRGKIEQVGSPKEIYLRPKTLFVAGFVGEMNFLSGIVIEKTSGLATVKLEGSKDCVVAKDENDAFKKGSRVVVAIRPENVTIGNVEEASPKGEIEDLFFLGSFIKAVVLLTNNVRVAAYVSPNASIKVGDRVSIFFDPMDCILFAHPGIPLEEALKG; via the coding sequence TTGCCGTCTGTCGAGCTAGTTAATGTTTCTAAACGCTTTGGAAGGATAGTTGCTGTTGATAACGTTAGTTTGAGGATAGAAGATGGCGAGTATGTTGCCCTAGTGGGCCCGAGTGGTTGTGGTAAAACAACAACCTTGCGTATAATTGCTGGATTGGTGAAACCCGACGAAGGTAAAGTTTTAATAGACGGCGTGGATGTTAGCAACCTCCCCCCAGAGGAAAGGGGGATTGGGTTTGTTTTCCAGAACTACGCGCTGTTTCCCCACATGACTGTTTGGGAAAACGTGACCTATGGACCGTGGGTTAGAGGGTGGGACGAGCAAAAGATGAGTGACGTTGCAAACGAAGTGCTGTCTCTCGTTAATTTACGCGGCCGTGAAGACGCTTACCCTAGAGAGTTAAGTGGGGGAATGCAGCAGCGTGTGGCCTTATCGAGAGCACTAGCAACCGAAACCCGCCTTCTCTTGCTAGATGAACCACTTGGAGCACTAGACGCTAGGATAAGAGTTGAGTTAAGGCGTGAGATTAGGCGGCTTGTTAAAGACCTAGAAGTAACAGCTATTCACGTTACTCACGATACAGAAGAAGCCCTGATGGTTAGCGATAAGATAGTTGTTATGAGGCGGGGAAAGATTGAGCAGGTAGGCTCTCCAAAAGAAATTTACCTTAGGCCGAAAACGCTATTCGTGGCGGGTTTTGTGGGTGAAATGAACTTCCTCAGCGGGATTGTTATCGAGAAAACCAGTGGTTTAGCCACCGTTAAGTTGGAAGGGAGTAAAGACTGTGTTGTCGCAAAAGACGAAAATGATGCGTTTAAAAAAGGTAGCAGAGTGGTCGTCGCTATAAGGCCAGAAAATGTCACTATAGGAAACGTTGAAGAGGCCTCCCCGAAGGGCGAAATTGAAGACCTATTCTTTTTAGGCTCATTCATCAAAGCAGTGGTACTACTCACCAACAATGTGAGAGTGGCAGCATACGTTTCTCCCAACGCCTCGATAAAAGTCGGCGACCGTGTCTCAATATTCTTTGACCCTATGGATTGCATACTTTTTGCGCATCCAGGCATCCCGTTGGAGGAAGCCCTGAAGGGCTAA
- a CDS encoding ABC transporter permease yields MPGKVTRLMLKVDEVMSYKPVRFIGYALTFIVVCFVVFAPIFYIFYYTWRWWSYSPYTLDPTEGVQYQFFYSTANVSRNFIESLINSVLIATVVTMIGLAVGVPAGFFLARKKVRGITFLDTLTNVPLIVPSSALGFAVYLFWGSAKGLSLIPPGLWLIILAHTVFTTPYVIRSVYAQLMNYDISLEEAARVLGASPFKAFTTVTLPVIRPGIISGAILAFTRSLGETGATLVVMGPVKTVPVLIVDLVEQHLWPAAAFAASILMFISFSFTITFNYLAARTGK; encoded by the coding sequence TTGCCAGGAAAAGTGACGAGGTTAATGCTTAAGGTTGATGAAGTGATGTCTTATAAGCCGGTTAGATTCATAGGGTACGCGTTGACATTCATAGTAGTGTGCTTTGTGGTTTTCGCCCCGATATTCTACATTTTTTACTACACTTGGCGGTGGTGGAGCTATTCACCATATACACTAGACCCCACTGAGGGAGTACAATATCAGTTTTTCTATTCCACGGCTAACGTAAGTAGAAACTTTATTGAAAGCCTAATAAACTCCGTCCTGATTGCAACAGTAGTCACGATGATCGGTTTGGCGGTAGGGGTGCCGGCAGGATTTTTCTTAGCACGAAAGAAAGTTCGAGGAATAACCTTTTTGGACACATTGACGAATGTACCCTTAATAGTCCCCTCATCGGCGCTAGGATTTGCAGTCTATCTATTTTGGGGGTCAGCTAAAGGGCTTTCACTAATACCCCCCGGACTCTGGCTGATAATACTTGCGCACACTGTTTTCACAACACCTTACGTGATAAGATCCGTCTATGCTCAGCTCATGAACTATGACATATCGCTCGAAGAAGCTGCGAGAGTGCTTGGAGCTAGCCCGTTCAAAGCTTTTACAACAGTGACGCTACCGGTAATAAGGCCCGGCATAATATCGGGAGCAATACTGGCGTTTACGAGAAGTCTTGGGGAAACCGGGGCTACATTGGTTGTGATGGGACCGGTTAAGACAGTCCCTGTGCTAATAGTAGACTTAGTAGAACAGCATCTTTGGCCTGCAGCGGCATTTGCGGCATCCATACTTATGTTCATCTCATTTTCCTTCACGATAACCTTTAATTACCTCGCGGCAAGAACGGGTAAGTAA
- a CDS encoding ABC transporter permease: protein MEALYVCERELKHFIRMRVQIVSSIVTPIIWLVFFGYSMNLMSSGFGGISILNIVIGGERALFLSLLTSSLNLDPLQSIVVNSLLGISYLDFFYSGVVGVTVMFACIFSGLSIIWDKRFGFLNKLLVAPIPRLSILLGKTMYATIRGVIQGVIILGLSFLIGAKVRTGIIGVLLALFFIFLLSLGLGAFSMSLGIKLADQEALFGIINMITLPLFISSGAFMPVEAMPGWLQLIAYGNPLTYLVDALRLCLLGGPYSVLGYPYSLADIAPRLLKDLTAISVFTGTFLAIGTLLFRKTLK from the coding sequence ATGGAAGCGTTGTATGTGTGCGAACGGGAACTTAAACACTTCATCAGGATGAGAGTACAGATAGTGTCAAGTATAGTTACACCAATAATATGGCTTGTCTTTTTTGGCTATTCAATGAACTTGATGTCCTCCGGGTTTGGAGGAATAAGTATTTTGAACATTGTGATCGGCGGGGAAAGAGCACTCTTTCTTTCACTCCTGACTTCAAGCTTAAACCTTGATCCGTTGCAAAGCATCGTCGTCAACAGTCTTCTGGGAATCTCATACTTAGACTTCTTCTACTCTGGTGTGGTTGGGGTAACGGTGATGTTCGCATGTATTTTCAGCGGGCTATCGATAATATGGGATAAGCGCTTTGGTTTTCTTAACAAACTCCTCGTAGCCCCAATTCCCAGACTATCGATACTGCTCGGGAAAACAATGTACGCAACGATAAGAGGCGTTATTCAAGGAGTTATAATACTTGGCTTGAGCTTTCTCATTGGAGCAAAGGTAAGGACAGGGATAATTGGGGTATTGCTAGCATTGTTCTTTATATTCCTTTTAAGTCTCGGCCTTGGAGCCTTCTCTATGTCCCTAGGAATTAAGTTAGCAGACCAAGAAGCGTTATTTGGAATAATAAACATGATAACGCTTCCATTATTCATCTCTAGCGGCGCATTCATGCCTGTAGAAGCGATGCCCGGCTGGCTCCAGTTGATTGCCTATGGGAATCCGCTCACATACCTTGTCGATGCATTGAGACTTTGCCTGCTCGGGGGACCATATTCCGTCTTGGGTTACCCGTACTCCCTCGCAGATATAGCACCGAGACTTTTAAAGGACTTAACAGCGATCTCGGTGTTTACAGGCACTTTCTTGGCGATTGGGACCCTCCTTTTCAGGAAAACACTAAAGTGA
- a CDS encoding substrate-binding domain-containing protein yields the protein MGDRFQELDGVVMYRRRRYSLAFILLVFLVGFMVGYFVMYAFSQAKLVNVEGTIPTVKLTFVYGSEKRKWIDEVKEGFEKWFESTFFINVECNFIAMGSIESVKQIVNGQLRPVVWSPASSIWIPYLNEKWREIYGWNIADEVNIRPLVISPIVLATWNNSFYQLYPFKGIKELISIAMRDPDGSAGVLKYGHTNPHLSNSGAMIVLLQFAAAAGKEPSELTVLDFANLSVQSMVAALEAEAVQYGESTGFFGDWAVEGGPGVISVFAVYESVVIAKSKAARQVWGDSLIAVYPEEGVLLSDHPFVILNAPWVTPLQVFAAEKLYEYLMRPEAQKAAQKYGFRPANKSVELDPSIFNPERGVSPEIPSKILSPPPGFILELAIITWDAVRNRGVQAA from the coding sequence TTGGGCGATAGATTTCAAGAGTTGGATGGTGTTGTGATGTATAGGAGACGGCGGTACAGCCTTGCTTTCATATTGCTCGTATTTCTCGTTGGCTTCATGGTCGGTTATTTTGTGATGTATGCGTTTTCCCAGGCTAAACTGGTTAACGTTGAGGGAACTATTCCGACTGTAAAATTGACGTTTGTTTATGGTAGTGAGAAAAGGAAGTGGATTGATGAGGTAAAAGAAGGTTTCGAGAAATGGTTTGAAAGCACCTTTTTCATAAATGTTGAGTGCAATTTTATAGCTATGGGGAGTATAGAGTCAGTTAAGCAAATAGTCAATGGACAACTACGTCCTGTGGTATGGAGCCCTGCATCGTCGATATGGATTCCTTATCTAAATGAAAAGTGGAGGGAAATATACGGATGGAACATAGCGGATGAAGTAAACATACGACCGCTAGTAATTTCTCCCATAGTCTTGGCTACTTGGAACAATAGTTTTTACCAACTATATCCGTTTAAAGGAATAAAAGAGCTTATAAGCATCGCGATGAGGGACCCGGACGGGAGCGCAGGGGTATTGAAGTATGGCCACACAAATCCTCACCTCTCGAATAGTGGGGCAATGATCGTGCTCCTGCAATTTGCTGCCGCCGCAGGCAAGGAGCCTAGCGAGCTAACTGTCCTAGACTTCGCAAACCTGAGTGTTCAAAGCATGGTCGCCGCCCTAGAGGCTGAAGCAGTTCAGTATGGTGAAAGCACAGGGTTTTTCGGCGACTGGGCCGTTGAAGGTGGACCTGGCGTAATATCTGTTTTCGCGGTTTATGAAAGCGTAGTCATTGCAAAGTCGAAGGCTGCAAGGCAAGTTTGGGGTGATTCATTAATAGCGGTATATCCAGAGGAGGGGGTTCTGCTCTCAGACCATCCTTTTGTGATACTGAACGCACCGTGGGTTACTCCGCTCCAAGTTTTTGCAGCTGAGAAGCTTTACGAGTACCTTATGCGCCCGGAAGCACAAAAAGCCGCTCAAAAGTATGGTTTTAGGCCAGCCAATAAGAGTGTTGAATTAGATCCCTCAATTTTCAACCCCGAGAGAGGCGTAAGCCCCGAAATACCCTCAAAGATACTGTCTCCACCTCCTGGGTTCATCCTAGAACTCGCAATAATTACGTGGGATGCCGTACGGAACAGAGGGGTGCAAGCAGCATGA
- a CDS encoding DUF1512 family protein: MLFLFGSRCQSMLQLQLLGEQNPTLFLLITLIYVLFFLVFILGGTRIQVRVWLLQIGDFVRQIEAWSEEGKKIAVRAVRESGGDKEVAAFVERMLDFVFIEPVERDPVGVLKRLEHLLDVRRIRFRGLIEEVALQADAERIANLEMVLEAASALRQLFFILRHYYIMSRESGNIALVSQLQVMIPFLSRIALAYREALNAFYHGKPIGDGAGALVASLLVRELKGEEGFRDFNGELVRADAMYKGREVVILRAKGPGGRVGKPGDGVLRVLKEKRGKVRRIIMIDAGLKFEGEDTGKVVEGVGAAIGGPGVDKYKIEVGAVEEEVAIDAVVIKMSLEEALTTMKKEIVKGVMEAKERVKEIIERFTSEGDAVVVVGVGNCIGIGN, translated from the coding sequence ATGCTTTTCCTTTTTGGTTCCAGGTGTCAGTCTATGTTGCAGCTGCAACTTCTCGGTGAGCAAAACCCAACGCTTTTCCTTTTGATTACCCTAATCTACGTGTTGTTCTTTTTGGTCTTCATCTTAGGAGGCACGAGAATTCAGGTTCGAGTTTGGCTTCTTCAGATTGGAGATTTCGTGCGGCAGATTGAGGCGTGGAGTGAAGAAGGGAAAAAGATCGCTGTTAGGGCAGTTAGAGAATCTGGGGGAGATAAGGAGGTGGCTGCATTTGTCGAGAGAATGCTTGACTTTGTTTTCATTGAACCAGTAGAGAGAGATCCTGTAGGAGTTTTGAAGAGGCTGGAGCACCTTTTGGACGTTAGAAGGATAAGGTTTAGAGGCTTAATTGAAGAGGTGGCCCTGCAGGCTGACGCTGAACGTATCGCCAACCTTGAAATGGTTTTGGAAGCTGCTTCGGCATTACGACAGTTATTTTTCATTTTGAGACACTACTATATTATGAGCAGGGAGAGCGGGAACATTGCATTGGTCTCCCAACTGCAGGTTATGATTCCGTTCCTCAGCAGAATAGCTCTGGCTTACCGTGAAGCTCTAAACGCCTTCTATCATGGAAAACCCATCGGCGACGGCGCGGGAGCCCTAGTAGCATCCCTTTTGGTGAGAGAGCTTAAAGGAGAGGAAGGTTTTAGGGACTTCAACGGTGAACTTGTGCGAGCAGATGCAATGTATAAGGGCAGAGAAGTTGTGATTTTGAGGGCAAAGGGACCGGGCGGCAGGGTTGGCAAACCTGGCGACGGGGTCTTACGAGTTCTTAAGGAGAAAAGGGGTAAAGTTAGGAGAATAATTATGATCGATGCTGGACTTAAGTTTGAAGGGGAAGACACAGGGAAAGTAGTGGAAGGAGTGGGGGCTGCTATAGGCGGCCCTGGGGTTGATAAGTACAAGATTGAGGTTGGAGCGGTGGAAGAGGAGGTGGCTATTGACGCAGTAGTTATCAAGATGTCTCTCGAGGAGGCATTGACCACTATGAAGAAGGAGATTGTTAAGGGGGTTATGGAGGCAAAGGAAAGGGTTAAAGAGATTATTGAGAGGTTTACAAGTGAAGGGGACGCAGTAGTCGTGGTCGGGGTTGGGAATTGTATTGGTATAGGAAATTAG
- a CDS encoding GDP-mannose 4,6-dehydratase yields MRIEGIKALVTGGCGFIGSHLVDALVVRECEVVVLDNLSGSTVENIEGHIKSGKVKLVVGDLRDYEKVEKCVRDVDIVFHFAAQADVRRSVSEPRLDYEINVQGTINVLEAMRNSDARKMVFASSGGTLYGDAKQVPTPENLTPRPISPYGAAKAACEMYLSAYHACYGISSLSLRYANIIGPRSTHGVIYDFYWKLKKNPKKLEILGDGSQTKSYLYVSDCVDATIHLTERFTGFDVYNVGSEEVTTVREIAKIVVSELGLTDVEFCYTGGERGWIGDVPLVILDISKLKETGWKPKVSTEEGIKRYVRWLVEKYGSVKS; encoded by the coding sequence TTGAGAATAGAAGGGATAAAGGCGCTGGTTACCGGTGGATGTGGTTTTATAGGTAGCCATTTGGTTGACGCGTTAGTTGTAAGAGAGTGCGAGGTAGTCGTACTAGACAACCTGTCTGGATCAACTGTTGAAAATATCGAGGGGCACATTAAGAGCGGTAAGGTTAAGCTTGTTGTGGGTGATCTACGTGACTACGAGAAGGTTGAGAAATGCGTTAGAGACGTTGATATTGTCTTTCACTTTGCTGCCCAAGCGGACGTCAGAAGAAGCGTATCTGAGCCACGCTTGGATTATGAGATCAATGTTCAGGGCACCATAAATGTGCTCGAAGCTATGAGGAACAGTGATGCTAGAAAAATGGTTTTTGCTTCGAGTGGAGGCACGCTTTATGGCGACGCGAAACAAGTTCCTACACCTGAAAACCTGACTCCGCGCCCCATAAGTCCATACGGAGCGGCTAAGGCTGCATGCGAAATGTACCTTTCAGCCTACCATGCGTGCTACGGTATTTCGTCGTTATCATTAAGGTATGCAAACATCATAGGGCCGCGATCAACGCATGGGGTCATCTATGACTTTTACTGGAAGCTTAAGAAGAACCCTAAAAAGTTAGAGATACTGGGTGATGGAAGCCAAACTAAATCATACCTATACGTTTCTGACTGCGTTGATGCTACCATTCACTTAACGGAGCGATTTACCGGGTTTGACGTTTACAATGTTGGCTCCGAAGAGGTTACCACGGTGAGAGAGATAGCGAAAATAGTCGTCAGCGAGCTTGGGCTTACTGACGTTGAGTTCTGCTACACTGGGGGAGAGAGAGGTTGGATTGGGGACGTCCCTTTGGTAATCTTGGACATTTCTAAACTGAAGGAGACAGGGTGGAAACCCAAGGTGTCGACTGAGGAGGGTATAAAGAGATACGTGAGGTGGCTTGTAGAAAAATACGGAAGCGTGAAGAGTTAG
- a CDS encoding YkgJ family cysteine cluster protein — protein sequence MKCSKCAKCCHDTQMLLSIRDIKRLERRGFKREEFAIRLPSGVYQLRNVNGACFFLKDGLCSVYEDRPEGCRYYPVVLSEDGRKCIRDELCPNSHTVTRRELKEICPKLKRLYKEIIHSSS from the coding sequence ATGAAGTGTAGCAAGTGTGCTAAGTGTTGCCACGACACACAAATGCTCCTTTCTATAAGAGATATTAAGAGACTTGAACGAAGAGGATTCAAACGAGAAGAGTTCGCTATTAGGCTTCCAAGCGGAGTCTACCAACTGAGGAATGTAAATGGAGCTTGCTTCTTTCTGAAAGATGGATTATGCAGTGTTTATGAGGACAGGCCAGAAGGATGCCGTTACTACCCGGTTGTCCTCTCGGAAGATGGAAGGAAGTGCATTCGCGACGAACTTTGTCCGAACAGCCATACAGTTACTAGGAGAGAATTAAAGGAAATTTGTCCAAAACTTAAAAGACTTTACAAGGAAATCATTCACTCCTCTTCGTGA
- a CDS encoding ATP-binding cassette domain-containing protein produces MPIIEVKNLRKVYNANVVALKGISFEVEEGEIFGFLGPNGAGKTTTVHILCTLTAPTSGSAKVCGFDVVERPDDVRRKIGFVPQDISVDDDLTARENLELHAKLYHIPKAVREKRIEELLELVGLQERADSLVKTFSGGMRRRLEIAEGLLHNPEVLFLDEPTIGLDPASRILIWEQLRELNKEGVTIFLTTHYMDEADRLCNRIAIIDAGEIRVVGKPNELKEGVGGDILIIRTDDTARFSERLLSLPFVSNVSSQNGTLRITVKNGEKTIPLIFEEAQKLGVSIESIFLSRPTLDDVFIKYTGRSLGSEKTDWIERYKQHMLMKRRRR; encoded by the coding sequence GTGCCTATTATTGAAGTGAAAAACCTCAGAAAGGTGTATAACGCGAATGTTGTTGCTTTAAAGGGAATAAGCTTTGAGGTGGAGGAAGGGGAAATTTTCGGCTTTCTCGGTCCGAACGGAGCAGGGAAAACTACAACGGTTCACATTTTATGCACATTGACTGCTCCGACAAGTGGCTCAGCTAAAGTATGTGGGTTCGACGTTGTAGAGAGACCCGATGATGTTAGAAGGAAGATAGGCTTCGTTCCTCAGGATATAAGTGTTGACGATGATCTGACGGCCAGAGAGAACTTAGAGCTGCATGCCAAGTTGTACCATATACCAAAAGCTGTCAGAGAGAAAAGAATTGAGGAGCTGCTAGAGCTCGTCGGACTGCAAGAGAGAGCAGATAGTCTTGTTAAGACGTTTTCTGGTGGAATGAGACGCAGGTTGGAAATCGCAGAGGGACTGCTTCACAATCCTGAAGTACTGTTTCTAGATGAACCGACTATAGGACTGGATCCGGCGAGCAGGATTTTGATATGGGAGCAGTTAAGGGAGCTGAACAAAGAAGGAGTGACGATTTTTCTAACGACGCACTACATGGATGAAGCTGACAGGCTCTGCAACAGGATAGCAATTATTGACGCTGGTGAGATCAGAGTTGTAGGCAAACCTAACGAGCTTAAGGAGGGAGTGGGGGGCGATATACTGATCATAAGGACGGATGACACGGCAAGGTTTTCGGAAAGACTGCTCAGCCTTCCTTTTGTAAGCAATGTATCTAGTCAAAACGGTACGTTGAGAATAACAGTTAAAAACGGCGAAAAAACAATACCGTTGATATTTGAGGAAGCGCAAAAGCTTGGAGTGAGCATAGAGTCCATCTTTTTAAGCAGACCTACGCTTGACGACGTCTTCATTAAATACACGGGGAGAAGCTTGGGGAGCGAGAAAACCGACTGGATTGAAAGATATAAACAGCACATGCTGATGAAAAGGAGGAGAAGGTAG
- a CDS encoding DUF1512 family protein: MKEEMFNYSSQTIIYIVSYILILVLCFLISYRQELIFTLEFRKVKHFLNKLGKMENSLKELFEKEFARFAPPDRVKQIYEQVSNFFVILPEESDPVGSVRRLKHILESVREQIEKEVSLFTAIDNEEDKSTMKQVFIELSRLGRIHKLVKHLYITGSKSKNLAGLIQALFQLPFLELTAERCFNILKCYLQEPKKPIGYGIGPLVAKSLMKNAERIDVRKGGVVAEKTLNGKRVIIVRPKGPGARTEEDVSEVLLEEVRKCKNPSIILISAQPKLKGENGVKVVQGVGVAAVYEPLKFELESIASRKKLSLISVLVKLSDKELSSKINDHSNFIIAETLTTVEELVKKLPEPIIIVGLGNSFMIP, translated from the coding sequence GTGAAAGAAGAAATGTTTAACTACTCAAGTCAAACTATAATTTATATTGTAAGCTACATTCTCATTTTAGTGTTGTGTTTCCTAATAAGCTACAGGCAAGAGTTAATTTTTACATTAGAATTTAGAAAGGTAAAACATTTTCTAAACAAATTAGGAAAAATGGAAAACTCTCTTAAGGAGCTCTTCGAGAAAGAATTTGCCCGCTTTGCCCCTCCTGATCGTGTAAAGCAAATCTACGAGCAAGTGTCCAACTTCTTCGTAATACTTCCCGAAGAATCGGATCCTGTGGGATCGGTTCGCCGGCTTAAACACATCCTAGAATCTGTAAGAGAACAAATAGAGAAAGAAGTAAGTTTGTTCACGGCAATAGATAATGAAGAAGATAAGTCCACTATGAAACAAGTGTTCATAGAATTATCTCGCTTGGGAAGAATACATAAGCTGGTTAAACACCTTTACATAACGGGTTCAAAATCAAAAAACCTGGCGGGGCTTATTCAAGCACTTTTCCAACTCCCCTTCTTAGAGCTCACAGCAGAAAGGTGCTTCAACATACTAAAGTGCTACCTTCAGGAACCCAAAAAACCCATTGGGTACGGAATAGGCCCTCTGGTGGCTAAGTCTTTAATGAAAAATGCAGAGAGAATCGATGTTAGAAAAGGCGGAGTGGTTGCAGAAAAAACCCTAAACGGAAAGCGCGTAATAATAGTCAGGCCGAAAGGTCCTGGCGCAAGAACAGAAGAAGACGTAAGCGAAGTTTTACTGGAGGAAGTACGCAAGTGCAAGAATCCATCAATAATCCTAATATCCGCTCAACCAAAGCTTAAGGGAGAAAACGGGGTTAAAGTGGTTCAAGGAGTAGGCGTAGCTGCGGTATATGAACCATTAAAATTCGAGCTAGAATCGATAGCCTCAAGAAAGAAGCTTTCCTTGATCTCAGTTTTAGTAAAGCTATCTGACAAAGAGCTTTCAAGCAAAATTAATGACCATTCAAATTTCATAATCGCGGAAACGTTGACGACTGTGGAGGAGCTTGTTAAAAAACTGCCTGAACCGATAATAATTGTTGGGCTAGGTAACTCTTTCATGATCCCGTGA
- a CDS encoding OsmC family protein produces MGRGKSKFFEAELNWVKNFIFEISVNNFPKFYMDELQPVGEDSAPNPADYLLVSVGGCIASSFLYSALKFRIPLKKLQIKVRGEYVRKNNLIRVGRINVELHADLDVEKTSFEDLEFCVNSFRKYCFISESVKEGIPIDISLIIGDRVLKVPSHEEE; encoded by the coding sequence ATGGGACGTGGTAAATCAAAGTTCTTCGAGGCCGAGCTTAATTGGGTTAAAAACTTCATTTTCGAAATCTCAGTAAACAATTTCCCTAAATTTTACATGGATGAACTTCAACCAGTTGGAGAAGACTCCGCCCCTAATCCTGCAGATTACTTACTCGTCTCCGTGGGAGGCTGTATAGCGTCTTCTTTCTTATATTCCGCGCTAAAGTTCAGAATCCCTCTTAAAAAGTTGCAGATTAAGGTTCGAGGCGAGTACGTTCGAAAGAACAACCTAATACGGGTTGGTAGAATAAACGTTGAATTACATGCAGACTTAGACGTCGAAAAGACTTCTTTTGAAGATCTAGAGTTTTGTGTAAACTCTTTCAGGAAGTACTGTTTTATTTCAGAATCAGTGAAAGAAGGAATCCCGATAGATATCTCACTCATAATAGGAGATCGCGTCTTGAAAGTACCTTCTCACGAAGAGGAGTGA
- a CDS encoding ABC transporter permease subunit, which produces MNDQEGKTSSTRVTIEKITNKILYARWFIILKDSLILLAIFVLLLAPILHLASYIIIDWWEVDYNVFNHPILHSTRWEMLKESLILSFKLAFYATIVDVIIGTPVAFVLQKDIPGRRFLDTLVNIPLATPTSALGFATLIFWGTREGVSGFLGSTTGMFSLDQIIGGNVLGIPPLLLLAHVSFTFPYIVRTLSAVLESIDPAYSEAAQTLGAKSFTRFRTITLPLMAPGIFAGSILAFTRSLGETGATIVVAGVFTTAPILVVEWKAGLLITPAAFLSIILVGIACVSIFIFRKIMGAAFARAV; this is translated from the coding sequence ATGAATGACCAGGAGGGCAAAACTTCAAGCACGAGAGTTACTATTGAAAAAATAACGAACAAAATCCTTTACGCCAGGTGGTTCATAATACTGAAAGATTCACTCATTTTATTGGCTATATTTGTGCTACTACTAGCACCCATACTACACCTCGCAAGTTACATCATAATTGACTGGTGGGAAGTAGACTATAATGTATTCAACCACCCAATTTTACACTCAACCAGGTGGGAGATGCTAAAAGAGAGCTTGATTCTTTCATTTAAACTGGCCTTCTATGCCACTATTGTAGATGTCATTATAGGAACTCCCGTGGCCTTTGTCCTTCAGAAAGATATCCCGGGTCGCCGCTTCTTGGACACTTTGGTCAACATACCACTTGCCACCCCAACCAGTGCATTAGGATTTGCTACGCTGATTTTCTGGGGGACGCGTGAGGGGGTTAGCGGGTTTTTAGGATCAACCACTGGAATGTTTAGCCTCGATCAAATTATAGGAGGTAACGTGCTGGGAATCCCACCGTTACTTTTGCTCGCTCACGTCTCATTTACTTTTCCATACATTGTGAGAACGCTTTCCGCTGTACTTGAAAGCATAGACCCAGCGTACTCTGAAGCAGCACAAACCCTTGGAGCAAAAAGCTTTACAAGGTTTAGGACGATCACCCTCCCTCTAATGGCCCCAGGTATATTTGCTGGCTCAATTCTTGCTTTTACTAGGAGTTTGGGGGAAACTGGAGCGACAATAGTGGTTGCGGGAGTGTTCACCACAGCCCCAATACTGGTCGTAGAGTGGAAAGCAGGGCTCTTGATCACACCGGCAGCCTTTCTCAGCATTATATTAGTAGGGATAGCGTGCGTTTCTATCTTTATTTTCAGGAAAATTATGGGTGCGGCCTTCGCAAGAGCTGTTTAA
- the hxlB gene encoding 6-phospho-3-hexuloisomerase gives MRTLKRAMLEICRSISDCIENINDEEVDKLVELLLEVWRKKKRVFVAGAGRSGLMGRAFAMRLMHLGYEVFVVGETITPAVREGDILIAISGSGTTKLVLETTKIAKEEIGAKVVAITSYPDSPLGKMADHVVVVKGRTKSDIEGDYLSRQIKGEHFPLTPLGTLFESNVLAFLDGLIAELMEKTGKKEEDLSKNHAKPDGVIAALKGEE, from the coding sequence TTGAGAACTTTAAAAAGGGCTATGCTTGAAATTTGTAGGTCAATTTCGGACTGCATAGAAAACATTAATGATGAGGAAGTGGATAAACTAGTTGAGCTTTTGCTTGAAGTTTGGAGGAAGAAAAAGAGGGTTTTTGTCGCAGGGGCGGGGAGATCAGGGTTAATGGGGCGCGCTTTTGCAATGCGCCTCATGCACCTCGGATACGAAGTCTTTGTTGTTGGGGAAACAATAACCCCTGCAGTTAGAGAAGGAGATATTCTTATAGCAATTAGTGGATCTGGCACTACAAAACTTGTACTGGAAACCACGAAGATAGCGAAGGAAGAAATAGGAGCAAAAGTCGTGGCCATCACTTCGTATCCAGACTCACCCCTTGGCAAAATGGCTGACCATGTTGTTGTAGTAAAGGGAAGGACAAAAAGCGACATAGAGGGCGATTACCTTTCTCGACAAATAAAAGGTGAACACTTTCCCCTAACTCCATTGGGAACACTTTTCGAAAGCAATGTCCTAGCGTTTCTGGACGGATTAATTGCAGAACTGATGGAAAAAACAGGGAAGAAAGAGGAAGACTTGAGTAAAAACCACGCCAAGCCAGATGGAGTGATTGCGGCATTGAAGGGAGAAGAGTGA